Proteins encoded by one window of Xenopus tropicalis strain Nigerian chromosome 6, UCB_Xtro_10.0, whole genome shotgun sequence:
- the kiaa1217 gene encoding sickle tail protein homolog isoform X11, which translates to MQRDISYSVREGPAIHRPGSATYPSHAGPVSPPPTPVPHSMPSSPSRIPYGGGRPAVVQSNTMQRERIPSVPAPRSISPSPSAILERRDVKPDEDMGNKNVQLLRNDSIYQDPYLYHEGRMSMASSHGGHPLDVPDHIIAYHRGSLRSASTYSNSSMQMEMMEQSMYRQKSRKHVESHLPTLGSKTPPTSPHRVADIRMMEMHAHNAHLPPHGMQADRSSPLRQSFKKEQGPGMFVEAKVRNTGGIMGMADIVPSPTDKQVFGGYGVAVPPKDPYTRERMHAMEKQIASLTGLVQTALLKGPSPNNSAPSDRVLKSANGSASSSDRPGNQGVAAAKNSLAISETITVINQQSSTCSQEMHVSLQDMRRNVAELRLQLHKMRQLQLQNQETVRLMMKKAEMEISSKVTEMVKGLEDPVQRQRVLVEQERQKYLGDEEQIVAKLCDLEDFVESLKKDQSTSQRSITLKDVEDRAFMLRQIGEAVSNLKGEFPYLQNKMRAVLRVEVEAVRFLKEEPHKLDSLLKRIRNMTDALSALRRHATDGSSKSIDNNQTSQVLITERVTETDSLQVHEEKSQVYLQPTQTDGGAAVESPTTSVKSEVVPLSAGLRVHQVQSSPVLMQQSQHSSALVNHTPAPSTQSSHSTELLVSHQTASVPPSVTPESARRNPPTAAQEGSSKQSLFIEEMSQVTYRNRAVSIEEAERKFEEKRQNLDHYNGKEFEKMLEEAQASIMKAIPSLEVPAQSQKVEIVDKKEVTEVKTIMEQDNDKVTKSPPPPPPRRMYPPGSGLNSVWTAESTFLVRKDSSKDSEEALPKVPSKAETEEPHLQSVEATVKSSAVKDEDEEEEGARIMAELQAFQKCSFVDVNPKSPNELSKADSQDYRATAVTQAKEKKVSKEGLNAEKPEEKWKIQNPASESAKIRQGDTVIVNETFSLFTGREKYGECQTDKEILPAQECEKGDGSPLVSPAILEKRLISFSTSKETESGIPQPKREVLNVKVGEILHVEKKEEVLESHMTALKSLNEHEMPYMDMGQTVVLRPKSSRRSLSQQQSDDSNSPTTSPTETTSPADNIAFMITKTKVQVLSTGEVQDIVSRKGEDVQTFNIDRGNNEKILSGNLENIGSEDPVVCTDKKPVIIIFDEPMDIKSAYKRLSTIFEEGDDDLEKHMSEAKIDEEDEEEEAEVPSPQESKKELPMEHTTKASSENPGLENKYRFNYPTLAEMKKTIFEDANAIQTHFTEEDRSEASDDQLGQRQDVKKKFKFKFPKKQLAALTQAIRTGTKTGKKTLQVVVYEEEEEADGTIKQHKEAKRFEIARSSSKEDNAKYGAEAVGLETDIQASRTDEIKRTTYKILDSLEQTIKQQENLMSEMAPIIGAEALESREKCKVSSDIKTGAAEPVEEPKPVVETPSSIPTAARKGSSGGAQTSRMPIPMSSKSRQANVDKSSKQPKLQEPQRQYRQANGGTKKAGGDVKASAPSLSVSKIPGLSSNTGKSGSVPAQSSETSNPPNPSVKSHVANSNPQASRTANPSALVRPAHNGSSKLQPPPTYKGHHLSFSPQASNGRPALPSTTASSSSPPSSVSPTSLTQGVKSIRTIHTPSFTSYKSQNGSASKGLNAKETS; encoded by the exons atGCAACGAGATATTTCCTACTCGGTTCGGGAAGGCCCGGCGATCCATAGGCCTGGCTCTGCTACATACCCCTCCCATGCTGGCCCAGTGTCACCCCCTCCCACACCTGTTCCCCACTCCATGCCATCATCTCCATCAAGAATCCCCTATGGCGGTGGGAGGCCTGCAGTGGTACAGAGCAACACCATGCAGAGGGAAAGAATACCAAGCGTGCCGGCACCTAGATCCATATCTCCTAGCCCCAGTGCTATTTTGGAAAGGAGAGACGTAAAACCAGATGAGGACATGGGCAATAAAAATGTCCAGCTGCTAAGGAATGACAGCATTTACCAAGACCCTTATTTATACCATGAAGGACGGATGAGTATGGCATCATCACATGGTGGGCACCCTCTCGACGTCCCTGATCATATTATTGCATACCACAGAGGGTCCTTGAGATCTGCAAGCACTTATTCTAATTCTTCTATGCAAATGGAGATGATGGAACAATCCATGTACAGACAAAAAAGCCGTAAGCACGTAGAGAGTCACTTACCGACACTTGGTTCTAAAACTCCCCCAACCTCTCCTCACAGAGTGGCTGATATAAGGATGATGGAGATGCATGCCCATAATGCCCATCTGCCTCCCCACGGCATGCAGGCCGACAGATCTTCTCCTCTCCGTCAGTCATTTAAAAAGGAGCAAGGGCCTGGCATGTTTGTAGAAGCTAAAGTGCGAAACACAGGTGGAATAATGGGCATGGCGGACATTGTCCCATCTCCTACCGATAAGCAAGTATTTGGAGGGTATGGAGTAGCTGTGCCACCAAAAGACCCCTATACAAG AGAGAGGATGCATGCCATGGAGAAACAGATTGCCAGTTTAACTGGTCTTGTTCAGACTGCACTTTTGAAAGGGCCCAGCCCAAACAACTCTGCACCTAG CGACAGAGTCTTAAAATCAGCCAACGGCAGCGCTTCAAGCTCAGATCGGCCAG GAAATCAAGGTGTTGCTGCTGCAAAGAATTCATTGGCCATTTCAGAAACAATAACTGTTATCAACCAGCAGTCGTCTACCTGCTCGCAGGAAATGCACGTCAGCCTACAGGACATGAGGCGCAATGTGGCCGAACTTCGTCTTCAGCTGCATAAGATGAGACAACTGCAG CTGCAGAACCAGGAGACGGTGAGGCTGATGATGAAGAAAGCGGAGATGGAAATCAGCAGCAAAGTGACTGAGATGGTCAAGGGCCTGGAGGACCCGGTGCAGAGACAGCGCGTCTTGGTGGAACAAGAGCGCCAGAAGTACCTCGGTGACGAGgaacaaattgttgcaaagttgTG TGACCTTGAAGACTTTGTGGAATCCCTTAAAAAGGATCAGAGCACATCCCAGAGGTCGATCACCCTAAAGGACGTTGAGGATCGGGCCTTCATGCTGCGCCAGATAGGAGAGGCTGTTTCCAACCTGAAAG GAGAGTTTCCGTACCTCCAGAATAAGATGCGGGCCGTCTTGCGTGTGGAGGTGGAGGCCGTCAGATTTCTGAAAGAGGAGCCCCACAAACTGGACAGCTTACTGAAAAGGATCCGAAACATGACAGATGCCCTTTCTGCCTTAAGAAG ACACGCCACTGACGGATCCTCCAAATCCATTGACAACAATCAGACCAGCCAGGTTCTAATAACAGAAAGAGTAACTGAGACTGATTCACTCCAGGTCCATGAGGAAAAGTCCCAAGTGTACCTTCAGCCAACACAAACTGATGGAGGAGCAGCAGTGGAATCGCCGACCACATCTGTTAAATCGGAAGTGGTTCCCCTGTCGGCCGGcctcagagtccatcaagttcaaagtTCTCCGGTTCTCATGCAGCAGTCCCAGCACTCGTCTGCACTCGTGAACCACACTCCtgcccccagtacccagagcagtCACAGCACAGAATTACTAGTGAGCCATCAAACTGCCAGCGTGCCACCCAGCGTCACCCCAGAAAGTGCAAGGAGGAACCCACCGACGGCCGCACAGGAAGGATCTTCCAAGCAAAGTCTTTTTATTGAGGAAATGAGTCAAGTGACTTACAGGAACCGAGCGGTGTCCATTGAG GAGGCAGAGAGAAAATTTGAAGAGAAGAGACAGAATCTTGATCATTATAACGGAAAGGAATTTGAGAAAATGCTGGAAGAAGCACAAGCCAGTATCATGAAGGCCATTCCCAGCTTAGAGGTGCCAGCCCAGTCCCAGAAAGTGGAGATTGTGGACAAAAAAGAGGTCACGG AGGTAAAAACCATAATGGAGCAGGATAACGATAAAGTAACAAAGTCTCCCCCTCCACCACCACCTCGTCGTATGTACCCACCAGGATCTGGACTGAACAGTGTATGGACAGCAGAATCAACGTTCTTGGTCAGGAAGGACAGCAGCAAG GATTCGGAGGAAGCCCTTCCTAAGGTGCCATCAAAGGCAGAAACTGAAGAGCCTCATCTTCAGTCGGTGGAGGCTACAGTCAAGTCTTCTGCCGTAAAGGATGAGGATGAAGAAGAGGAAGGAGCAAGGATTATGGCTGAACTTCAG GCCTTCCAGAAGTGTTCTTTTGTGGATGTAAATCCTAAAAGCCCAAATGAGCTTTCTAAAGCAGATAGCCAAGATTACAGAGCTACAGCTGTAACCCAAGCTAAAGAGAAGAAG gTTTCAAAAGAGGGTTTAAATGCTGAAAAGCCAGAAGAAAAGTGGAAAATACAAAATCCAGCATCTGAATCTGCAAAAATTAGGCAGGGAGATACTGTAATTGTGAATGAGACCTTCAGTCTGTTTACAGGAAGGGAGAAATATGGTGAGTGCCAAACTGATAAAGAGATCTTACCTGCCCAGGAATGTGAGAAAGGAGATGGGTCCCCACTTGTGAGCCCAGCAATCCTTGAGAAGAGACTCATCAGTTTTAGCACATCAAAAGAAACAGAGAGTGGGATCCCTCAACCCAAAAGAGAAGTGTTAAATGTCAAAGTTGGGGAAATTTTGCATGTAGAAAAGAAGGAAGAGGTGCTAGAAAGTCACATGACAGCTTTAAAGTCATTAAATGAGCATGAAATGCCTTATATGGACATGGGCCAAACTGTTGTATTGAGACCTAAGTCATCGAGAAGAAGTCTTAGTCAACAACAGTCTGATGACTCCAATTCTCCAACTACGTCACCGACTGAAACAACATCTCCAGCAGATAATATTGCGTTCATGATAACTAAAACTAAAGTCCAGGTGCTTTCAACTGGGGAGGTTCAGGACATTGTCAGCCGTAAAGGAGAAGATGTACAAACCTTCAACATTGATAGAGGGAATAACGAGAAAATACTCTCTGGGAATTTAGAAAACATTGGATCTGAAGACCCAGTGGTCTGCACTGACAAGAAACCAGTCATCATCATATTTGATGAACCAATGGATATTAAATCAGCATATAAGAGGCTTTCAACAATATTTGAAGAAGGTGATGACGATCTAGAAAAACACATGTCAGAGGCTAAAATAGacgaagaagatgaagaagaggaaGCAGAAGTTCCTTCACCCCAAGAATCGAAAAAGGAGTTACCAATGGAACATACCACAAAAGCATCCTCGGAGAATCCAGGTTTGGAAAACAAGTACAGATTCAACTATCCAACTTTAGCCGAAATGAAAAAGACCATCTTCGAAGACGCCAATGCCATACAGACCCATTTCACAGAGGAAGACAGGTCTGAAGCTTCCGATGATCAGCTTGGTCAAAGGCAGGATGTCaagaaaaaattcaagtttaaatttCCCAAAAAACAGCTCGCTGCGCTGACTCAAGCAATCCGGACAGGGACAAAAACTGGTAAGAAAACATTACAGGTTGTGGTCTACgaagaggaagaagaagcagATGGGACTATAAAACAACACAAAGAAGCAAAGAGATTTGAAATTGCAAGATCAAGTAGCAAAGAGGACAATGCCAAATACGGCGCAGAAGCAGTGGGACTTGAGACGGACATTCAGGCGTCACGGACAGATGAGATTAAAAGAACCACCTACAAGATTCTAGACAGTCTTGAGCAAACCATAAAGCAGCAGGAAAACCTGATGAGCGAAATGGCACCCATAATAGGGGCAGAGGCTTTAGAATCTAGAGAGAAATGTAAAGTCTCCAGTGACATCAAGACTGGTGCAGCGGAACCAGTGGAAGAACCAAAACCTGTTGTAGAGACTCCTTCCTCCATCCCTACTGCAGCACGTAAG GGTTCCAGTGGAGGAGCACAAACCAGCAGAATGCCAATCCCAATGTCTTCTAAAAGTAGGCAAGCAAACGTGGACAAAAGTAGCAAACAGCCCAAACTGCAGGAGCCGCAGCGCCAATACAGACAG GCTAACGGAGGTACTAAGAAAGCTGGTGGGGATGTTAAGGCTTCTGCCCCTTCTTTATCTGTTTCTAAGATTCCAGGCCTTTCCTCTAACACTGGGAAAAGTGGCTCTGTGCCTGCTCAGTCTAGCGAGACCTCTAACCCCCCTAATCCCTCTGTCAAGTCACATGTTGCCAATTCTAACCCCCAAGCTAGCCGCACCGCTAACCCTTCAGCCCTTGTACGTCCTGCTCACAATGGCTCATCCAAACTTCAGCCCCCGCCTACATATAAAGGTCACCATCTTTCATTCTCACCGCAGGCCTCAAATGGCAGACCAGCTCTTCCCTCTACTACTGCTTCTAGttcttctcccccttcttctGTCTCTCCCACTTCACTGACTCAAGGTGTGAAGAGCATCCGCACAATCCATACACCTAGCTTCACCAGCTACAAGTCACAGAACGGAAGTGCAAGCAAAGGCCTGAATGCCAAGGAGACCTCTTAG
- the kiaa1217 gene encoding sickle tail protein homolog isoform X8, with product MMFEADSAVPFVRGSRTRASLPVVRSTNQTKERSLGTLFLQYGDDTKKMQMPNEITSVDTIRALFVSAFPQQLTMKILESPSTAIYIKDEGRNVYYELSDVRNIQDRCFLKVYNKDPAHAFNHTRGAVNGDVRMQRDISYSVREGPAIHRPGSATYPSHAGPVSPPPTPVPHSMPSSPSRIPYGGGRPAVVQSNTMQRERIPSVPAPRSISPSPSAILERRDVKPDEDMGNKNVQLLRNDSIYQDPYLYHEGRMSMASSHGGHPLDVPDHIIAYHRGSLRSASTYSNSSMQMEMMEQSMYRQKSRKHVESHLPTLGSKTPPTSPHRVADIRMMEMHAHNAHLPPHGMQADRSSPLRQSFKKEQGPGMFVEAKVRNTGGIMGMADIVPSPTDKQVFGGYGVAVPPKDPYTRERMHAMEKQIASLTGLVQTALLKGPSPNNSAPSDRVLKSANGSASSSDRPGNQGVAAAKNSLAISETITVINQQSSTCSQEMHVSLQDMRRNVAELRLQLHKMRQLQLQNQETVRLMMKKAEMEISSKVTEMVKGLEDPVQRQRVLVEQERQKYLGDEEQIVAKLCDLEDFVESLKKDQSTSQRSITLKDVEDRAFMLRQIGEAVSNLKGEFPYLQNKMRAVLRVEVEAVRFLKEEPHKLDSLLKRIRNMTDALSALRRHATDGSSKSIDNNQTSQVLITERVTETDSLQVHEEKSQVYLQPTQTDGGAAVESPTTSVKSEVVPLSAGLRVHQVQSSPVLMQQSQHSSALVNHTPAPSTQSSHSTELLVSHQTASVPPSVTPESARRNPPTAAQEGSSKQSLFIEEMSQVTYRNRAVSIEEAERKFEEKRQNLDHYNGKEFEKMLEEAQASIMKAIPSLEVPAQSQKVEIVDKKEVTEVKTIMEQDNDKVTKSPPPPPPRRMYPPGSGLNSVWTAESTFLVRKDSSKDSEEALPKVPSKAETEEPHLQSVEATVKSSAVKDEDEEEEGARIMAELQAFQKCSFVDVNPKSPNELSKADSQDYRATAVTQAKEKKVSKEGLNAEKPEEKWKIQNPASESAKIRQGDTVIVNETFSLFTGREKYGECQTDKEILPAQECEKGDGSPLVSPAILEKRLISFSTSKETESGIPQPKREVLNVKVGEILHVEKKEEVLESHMTALKSLNEHEMPYMDMGQTVVLRPKSSRRSLSQQQSDDSNSPTTSPTETTSPADNIAFMITKTKVQVLSTGEVQDIVSRKGEDVQTFNIDRGNNEKILSGNLENIGSEDPVVCTDKKPVIIIFDEPMDIKSAYKRLSTIFEEGDDDLEKHMSEAKIDEEDEEEEAEVPSPQESKKELPMEHTTKASSENPGLENKYRFNYPTLAEMKKTIFEDANAIQTHFTEEDRSEASDDQLGQRQDVKKKFKFKFPKKQLAALTQAIRTGTKTGKKTLQVVVYEEEEEADGTIKQHKEAKRFEIARSSSKEDNAKYGAEAVGLETDIQASRTDEIKRTTYKILDSLEQTIKQQENLMSEMAPIIGAEALESREKCKVSSDIKTGAAEPVEEPKPVVETPSSIPTAARKGSSGGAQTSRMPIPMSSKSRQANVDKSSKQPKLQEPQRQYRQANGGTKKAGGDVKASAPSLSVSKIPGLSSNTGKSGSVPAQSSETSNPPNPSVKSHVANSNPQASRTANPSALVRPAHNGSSKLQPPPTYKGHHLSFSPQASNGRPALPSTTASSSSPPSSVSPTSLTQGVKSIRTIHTPSFTSYKSQNGSASKGLNAKETS from the exons atGCAACGAGATATTTCCTACTCGGTTCGGGAAGGCCCGGCGATCCATAGGCCTGGCTCTGCTACATACCCCTCCCATGCTGGCCCAGTGTCACCCCCTCCCACACCTGTTCCCCACTCCATGCCATCATCTCCATCAAGAATCCCCTATGGCGGTGGGAGGCCTGCAGTGGTACAGAGCAACACCATGCAGAGGGAAAGAATACCAAGCGTGCCGGCACCTAGATCCATATCTCCTAGCCCCAGTGCTATTTTGGAAAGGAGAGACGTAAAACCAGATGAGGACATGGGCAATAAAAATGTCCAGCTGCTAAGGAATGACAGCATTTACCAAGACCCTTATTTATACCATGAAGGACGGATGAGTATGGCATCATCACATGGTGGGCACCCTCTCGACGTCCCTGATCATATTATTGCATACCACAGAGGGTCCTTGAGATCTGCAAGCACTTATTCTAATTCTTCTATGCAAATGGAGATGATGGAACAATCCATGTACAGACAAAAAAGCCGTAAGCACGTAGAGAGTCACTTACCGACACTTGGTTCTAAAACTCCCCCAACCTCTCCTCACAGAGTGGCTGATATAAGGATGATGGAGATGCATGCCCATAATGCCCATCTGCCTCCCCACGGCATGCAGGCCGACAGATCTTCTCCTCTCCGTCAGTCATTTAAAAAGGAGCAAGGGCCTGGCATGTTTGTAGAAGCTAAAGTGCGAAACACAGGTGGAATAATGGGCATGGCGGACATTGTCCCATCTCCTACCGATAAGCAAGTATTTGGAGGGTATGGAGTAGCTGTGCCACCAAAAGACCCCTATACAAG AGAGAGGATGCATGCCATGGAGAAACAGATTGCCAGTTTAACTGGTCTTGTTCAGACTGCACTTTTGAAAGGGCCCAGCCCAAACAACTCTGCACCTAG CGACAGAGTCTTAAAATCAGCCAACGGCAGCGCTTCAAGCTCAGATCGGCCAG GAAATCAAGGTGTTGCTGCTGCAAAGAATTCATTGGCCATTTCAGAAACAATAACTGTTATCAACCAGCAGTCGTCTACCTGCTCGCAGGAAATGCACGTCAGCCTACAGGACATGAGGCGCAATGTGGCCGAACTTCGTCTTCAGCTGCATAAGATGAGACAACTGCAG CTGCAGAACCAGGAGACGGTGAGGCTGATGATGAAGAAAGCGGAGATGGAAATCAGCAGCAAAGTGACTGAGATGGTCAAGGGCCTGGAGGACCCGGTGCAGAGACAGCGCGTCTTGGTGGAACAAGAGCGCCAGAAGTACCTCGGTGACGAGgaacaaattgttgcaaagttgTG TGACCTTGAAGACTTTGTGGAATCCCTTAAAAAGGATCAGAGCACATCCCAGAGGTCGATCACCCTAAAGGACGTTGAGGATCGGGCCTTCATGCTGCGCCAGATAGGAGAGGCTGTTTCCAACCTGAAAG GAGAGTTTCCGTACCTCCAGAATAAGATGCGGGCCGTCTTGCGTGTGGAGGTGGAGGCCGTCAGATTTCTGAAAGAGGAGCCCCACAAACTGGACAGCTTACTGAAAAGGATCCGAAACATGACAGATGCCCTTTCTGCCTTAAGAAG ACACGCCACTGACGGATCCTCCAAATCCATTGACAACAATCAGACCAGCCAGGTTCTAATAACAGAAAGAGTAACTGAGACTGATTCACTCCAGGTCCATGAGGAAAAGTCCCAAGTGTACCTTCAGCCAACACAAACTGATGGAGGAGCAGCAGTGGAATCGCCGACCACATCTGTTAAATCGGAAGTGGTTCCCCTGTCGGCCGGcctcagagtccatcaagttcaaagtTCTCCGGTTCTCATGCAGCAGTCCCAGCACTCGTCTGCACTCGTGAACCACACTCCtgcccccagtacccagagcagtCACAGCACAGAATTACTAGTGAGCCATCAAACTGCCAGCGTGCCACCCAGCGTCACCCCAGAAAGTGCAAGGAGGAACCCACCGACGGCCGCACAGGAAGGATCTTCCAAGCAAAGTCTTTTTATTGAGGAAATGAGTCAAGTGACTTACAGGAACCGAGCGGTGTCCATTGAG GAGGCAGAGAGAAAATTTGAAGAGAAGAGACAGAATCTTGATCATTATAACGGAAAGGAATTTGAGAAAATGCTGGAAGAAGCACAAGCCAGTATCATGAAGGCCATTCCCAGCTTAGAGGTGCCAGCCCAGTCCCAGAAAGTGGAGATTGTGGACAAAAAAGAGGTCACGG AGGTAAAAACCATAATGGAGCAGGATAACGATAAAGTAACAAAGTCTCCCCCTCCACCACCACCTCGTCGTATGTACCCACCAGGATCTGGACTGAACAGTGTATGGACAGCAGAATCAACGTTCTTGGTCAGGAAGGACAGCAGCAAG GATTCGGAGGAAGCCCTTCCTAAGGTGCCATCAAAGGCAGAAACTGAAGAGCCTCATCTTCAGTCGGTGGAGGCTACAGTCAAGTCTTCTGCCGTAAAGGATGAGGATGAAGAAGAGGAAGGAGCAAGGATTATGGCTGAACTTCAG GCCTTCCAGAAGTGTTCTTTTGTGGATGTAAATCCTAAAAGCCCAAATGAGCTTTCTAAAGCAGATAGCCAAGATTACAGAGCTACAGCTGTAACCCAAGCTAAAGAGAAGAAG gTTTCAAAAGAGGGTTTAAATGCTGAAAAGCCAGAAGAAAAGTGGAAAATACAAAATCCAGCATCTGAATCTGCAAAAATTAGGCAGGGAGATACTGTAATTGTGAATGAGACCTTCAGTCTGTTTACAGGAAGGGAGAAATATGGTGAGTGCCAAACTGATAAAGAGATCTTACCTGCCCAGGAATGTGAGAAAGGAGATGGGTCCCCACTTGTGAGCCCAGCAATCCTTGAGAAGAGACTCATCAGTTTTAGCACATCAAAAGAAACAGAGAGTGGGATCCCTCAACCCAAAAGAGAAGTGTTAAATGTCAAAGTTGGGGAAATTTTGCATGTAGAAAAGAAGGAAGAGGTGCTAGAAAGTCACATGACAGCTTTAAAGTCATTAAATGAGCATGAAATGCCTTATATGGACATGGGCCAAACTGTTGTATTGAGACCTAAGTCATCGAGAAGAAGTCTTAGTCAACAACAGTCTGATGACTCCAATTCTCCAACTACGTCACCGACTGAAACAACATCTCCAGCAGATAATATTGCGTTCATGATAACTAAAACTAAAGTCCAGGTGCTTTCAACTGGGGAGGTTCAGGACATTGTCAGCCGTAAAGGAGAAGATGTACAAACCTTCAACATTGATAGAGGGAATAACGAGAAAATACTCTCTGGGAATTTAGAAAACATTGGATCTGAAGACCCAGTGGTCTGCACTGACAAGAAACCAGTCATCATCATATTTGATGAACCAATGGATATTAAATCAGCATATAAGAGGCTTTCAACAATATTTGAAGAAGGTGATGACGATCTAGAAAAACACATGTCAGAGGCTAAAATAGacgaagaagatgaagaagaggaaGCAGAAGTTCCTTCACCCCAAGAATCGAAAAAGGAGTTACCAATGGAACATACCACAAAAGCATCCTCGGAGAATCCAGGTTTGGAAAACAAGTACAGATTCAACTATCCAACTTTAGCCGAAATGAAAAAGACCATCTTCGAAGACGCCAATGCCATACAGACCCATTTCACAGAGGAAGACAGGTCTGAAGCTTCCGATGATCAGCTTGGTCAAAGGCAGGATGTCaagaaaaaattcaagtttaaatttCCCAAAAAACAGCTCGCTGCGCTGACTCAAGCAATCCGGACAGGGACAAAAACTGGTAAGAAAACATTACAGGTTGTGGTCTACgaagaggaagaagaagcagATGGGACTATAAAACAACACAAAGAAGCAAAGAGATTTGAAATTGCAAGATCAAGTAGCAAAGAGGACAATGCCAAATACGGCGCAGAAGCAGTGGGACTTGAGACGGACATTCAGGCGTCACGGACAGATGAGATTAAAAGAACCACCTACAAGATTCTAGACAGTCTTGAGCAAACCATAAAGCAGCAGGAAAACCTGATGAGCGAAATGGCACCCATAATAGGGGCAGAGGCTTTAGAATCTAGAGAGAAATGTAAAGTCTCCAGTGACATCAAGACTGGTGCAGCGGAACCAGTGGAAGAACCAAAACCTGTTGTAGAGACTCCTTCCTCCATCCCTACTGCAGCACGTAAG GGTTCCAGTGGAGGAGCACAAACCAGCAGAATGCCAATCCCAATGTCTTCTAAAAGTAGGCAAGCAAACGTGGACAAAAGTAGCAAACAGCCCAAACTGCAGGAGCCGCAGCGCCAATACAGACAG GCTAACGGAGGTACTAAGAAAGCTGGTGGGGATGTTAAGGCTTCTGCCCCTTCTTTATCTGTTTCTAAGATTCCAGGCCTTTCCTCTAACACTGGGAAAAGTGGCTCTGTGCCTGCTCAGTCTAGCGAGACCTCTAACCCCCCTAATCCCTCTGTCAAGTCACATGTTGCCAATTCTAACCCCCAAGCTAGCCGCACCGCTAACCCTTCAGCCCTTGTACGTCCTGCTCACAATGGCTCATCCAAACTTCAGCCCCCGCCTACATATAAAGGTCACCATCTTTCATTCTCACCGCAGGCCTCAAATGGCAGACCAGCTCTTCCCTCTACTACTGCTTCTAGttcttctcccccttcttctGTCTCTCCCACTTCACTGACTCAAGGTGTGAAGAGCATCCGCACAATCCATACACCTAGCTTCACCAGCTACAAGTCACAGAACGGAAGTGCAAGCAAAGGCCTGAATGCCAAGGAGACCTCTTAG